In Drosophila pseudoobscura strain MV-25-SWS-2005 chromosome 4, UCI_Dpse_MV25, whole genome shotgun sequence, the following proteins share a genomic window:
- the LOC4817269 gene encoding alpha-ketoglutarate-dependent dioxygenase alkB homolog 6 has protein sequence MDFTGFEVRKCPPTAMYIPNFITSEEEQRILSHIERTPKPRWTQLLNRRLVNYGGVPHPNGMIAEEIPEWLQSYVDKVNNLGVFESQNANHVLVNEYLPGQGILPHTDGPLFYPIISTISCGAHTVLEFAKREGTTAEEGDASVGDGDGDSGQAGRVVLFKLLLEPRSLLILKDTLYSDYLHSIAETKEDVLCDRICNYDLCETTYKMGDHLVRRAPRISLTIRNVPKTSKMKLKFC, from the exons ATGGACTTCACCGGATTTGAAGTGCGCAAG TGCCCACCGACAGCCATGTACATTCCCAATTTCATTACttcggaggaggagcagaggatTCTCAGCCATATTGAGCGGACGCCAAAGCCGCGCTGGACGCAGCTGCTTAATCGGCGCCTGGTCAACTATGGCGGTGTTCCGCATCCAAATGGAATGATTGCCGAGGAGATACCCGAATGGCTGCAGAGCTATGTGGACAAGGTGAATAATCTTGGTGTGTTCGAGTCGCAGAATGCCAATCACGTGCTGGTCAACGAGTATTTGCCCGGGCAGGGCATCCTTCCTCACACAGATGGACCACTCTTCTATCCCATCATATCCACAATTTCCTGCGGCGCCCACACCGTTCTGGAGTTCGCCAAGCGTGAGGGGACGACAGCAGAGGAAGGTGATGCCTCTgtcggtgacggtgacggtgataGTGGTCAGGCGGGTCGGGTAGTTCTCTTCAAGCTATTGCTGGAGCCGCGAAGTCTTCTCATTTTGAAGGACACTCTGTACAGTGATTACTTGCACTCCATTGCGGAGACCAAAGAGGATGTACTCTGTGATCGCATTTGCAACTATGATTTGTGTGAGACCACCTACAAGATGGGGGACCATTTGGTGCGACGCGCCCCCCGCATCTCTCTAACCATACGCAACGTGCCCAAGACCAGCAAAATGAAGCTGAAGTTCTGCTAG
- the dUTPase gene encoding deoxyuridine 5'-triphosphate nucleotidohydrolase translates to MSSPITDDTPAAKKMKIDKCVLRFAKLTEHALEPVRGSAKAAGVDLRSAYDVVVPARGKAIVKTDLQVQVPEGSYGRVAPRSGLAVKNFIDVGAGVVDEDYRGNLGVVLFNHSDTDFEVKVGDRIAQFICERIFYPELVMVDKLEDTERGEAGFGSTGVKDLPAAKNGNGEKAPPAEPEATPTPIAT, encoded by the coding sequence ATGTCTTCACCCATAACCGACGACACTCCAGCTGCTAAGAAGATGAAGATCGACAAATGTGTCCTGCGATTCGCCAAACTGACGGAGCACGCCTTGGAGCCGGTCCGCGGCTCTGCAAAGGCAGCCGGCGTTGATCTTCGCAGTGCTTACGATGTGGTAGTTCCGGCCCGTGGTAAGGCCATTGTTAAGACCGACCTGCAGGTTCAAGTTCCGGAGGGCTCCTATGGTCGCGTCGCTCCTCGCTCTGGCCTGGCCGTGAAGAATTTCATTGATGTGGGCGCCGGCGTGGTGGACGAAGACTACCGCGGCAACCTGGGTGTCGTTCTCTTCAACCACTCTGATACGGACTTCGAGGTGAAGGTTGGAGATCGCATTGCTCAGTTCATTTGCGAGCGCATCTTCTACCCAGAACTGGTAATGGTCGACAAGCTGGAAGACACCGAACGTGGGGAGGCCGGTTTCGGCTCAACAGGAGTCAAAGATCTGCCAGCTGCCAAGAACGGCAACGGAGAGAAGGCACCGCCAGCCGAGCCAGAGGCCACTCCCACCCCCATTGCCACATAA
- the Acp32CD gene encoding accessory gland protein Acp32CD produces MWRIRLLTLVLLTLVQMEATRVLGQKYYMNFAFNNNNPDAALSGEGNGGGGGGADGRTSPNEQYNDHGIGDEGDHDADNLSYHNADGGDDNGDHNEGPQGDHGGDHDADYVGGDHDGGDGGDGGDGGDGGDGGDDGGGGDGLQDDYVDNGDANDHGGDGGMDNGDNGEGIPDPIPGVDDDDDSDSKDAHNRRQKLAEIEAEGGAAANGAHSHHSSYEISIDDSFGGRYVRSIYESSESHGHSGSRGGSGSGGKADSSDSQGGGGGGGAAAGRARKAPKAPKAKERTYGIDDYEEY; encoded by the coding sequence ATGTGGAGGATACGGCTACTCACACTGGTCCTGCTGACCCTCGTCCAGATGGAGGCGACCAGGGTCCTCGGGCAAAAGTACTACATGAACTTTGccttcaacaacaacaatcccGATGCGGCGCTCAGCGGCGAGGGCAACggcgggggcggcggcggtgccGATGGCAGAACGTCCCCAAACGAACAGTACAACGATCATGGGATCGGGGATGAAGGTGACCATGACGCCGATAACCTCAGCTATCACAACGCTGACGGAGGCGATGATAACGGAGATCATAACGAAGGACCCCAAGGGGATCATGGCGGTGATCACGACGCTGATTACGTAGGCGGTGATCACGATGGTGGCGATGGAGGCGATGGAGGCGACGGTGGCGACGGGGGCGATGGGGGAGACGACGGTGGTGGTGGCGATGGTTTGCAAGACGATTACGTTGACAATGGCGATGCCAATGATCATGGTGGTGATGGAGGCATGGATAATGGTGACAATGGCGAGGGTATTCCCGATCCAATTCCCGGCgttgatgacgacgacgacagcgacagcaaagACGCGCACAACCGTCGCCAGAAGTTGGCCGAGATTGAGGCCGAGGGAGGCGCCGCTGCGAACGGAGCACACAGCCACCACAGCAGCTACGAGATCAGCATCGACGACAGCTTCGGCGGACGATATGTGCGCTCCATCTACGAGAGCAGCGAAAGCCACGGCCACTCCGGCAGCCGGGGCGGCTCCGGCAGTGGGGGCAAGGCGGACAGTTCTGACAgtcaaggaggaggaggtggaggtggagccgCCGCTGGAAGGGCACGCAAGGCACCCAAGGCCCCCAAGGCCAAAGAAAGAACGTACGGGATAGATGACTACGAGGAATACTGA